In Spirochaetota bacterium, the genomic stretch GATTTTTCGGTATATTTAACAACTAATGATGATTCTATTTTATATTATTTTTTTGGTTTATTACAAGAGGATAAAAAACAGATAAAATCTTTAAATATATTAAATGATGATTTTGATGATGTTTTTCTTGAGATAATAAAAACTTAAAAATTAAAAATTAATAAGTAATTAATAAAATATCTAGTAGTTATCAATAAAATAATTTAGTAAAAAATATAAAATATTTTGGAGAAAACAATGGGGATTTTTATATTGTTTAAAGCAGAACTTATGAAATATATACTGGAGTTAAAAAGATATTTTTTTAATTTTATTTTTAATGTGCTTATTATTTCTGCAATTTTTCTTGCATTTTTATTTGGTATAAAATTTGTTACAGCAGGTAATATAGATTATAAAAATCTTGATTCATTTATTATAGGATATATTTTATGGCTTATTATTTTAGATAGTTTTGCAAGTATTTCTTATGCAGTAAGCAATGATATGCAGAGAGGAACTTTTGAACAGTTGTTTTTATGCAAATATGGTATAGAGATAGTTTATTTATTTAACCTTATATTAAATATTGTATATACAATATTTTTATCATTAATAGTTTTGTATTTTTTTATGTTTATCTCTGGAAGATGGATTAAGATTCCATTTTCAAAAATAATATTACCACTATTTTTATCTATTCCATCAGTTTGGGGGCTTGGCTTTATTTTTGCTGGTTTTGCAATAATATATAAAAAAATTAGTTCATTTTTGAATCTTATGCAATTTATTTTAATTATTTTTGTTTCATTGCCAGCTTATCCTTTGAACTTTTTTTCTTTTCTCCCTTTTACTGCAGGAGCATCAACTATTCAAGGAATTATAAATAATAATATGTCATTTAGTGCATTATGGTATCTTTTTTTATTAATAATTAGTGTTTTATATTTTTCAATGGGAATAATTATATTCAAAAAGTTTCTTAAAAAAGGAAGAAAACTAAATTTGTTGGGTCAGTATTAATCTTATACTTATCTTTTATTAATCTCGTATTTAATCTTATAAATATTTTAAAAGAAATAAGAAAATTTTATTTTAAATAATTTTTTTATTTGACTATTTAAATAATTTTATATTATGTTATTTGTTATTTAGAATTAAATGTTTAAAGAGGTAATATATGAAGAAGTTAGAAAATATTAAAATATATTTGAATATCATTGCATCTTTTATAATTATGTTATGTATCGGTAGTGTTTATTCATGGAGTATAATAGCTTCAAAATTAATTAAAGATTATAATTTTTTTACATGGCAGACACAATTAATTTTTAGTATGATAATATGTATTTTCCCTATCACTATGATATTTTCAGGAAAATTAAGTAATAAAATAAAATATAATTATTTTGGTTATATTTCTGCAATCTTATTTTTTGCTGGATATTTTTTAACTGGGATTTCCAAAGGAAGTTTTTTTATAATTTTATTAACTTTTGGAATTATAGTTGGAATAGCTACAGGATTAGGATATTGGGTTTCTTTAACATCCCCGGTTCAATTATTACCAAGCAAAAAAGGTCTTATTACAGGTATAGCAGCTGCAGGATTTGGTCTTGGGTCAGCAATTTTTTCAGAGTTTTCAGAGTTTTTTTTAATACAGAATAATAATATAATGGATTTTTTAAAAACAGTGGGAATTATTTATGGATTAATTATATTAATTTTTTCTATATTAATATTTGATAAGAAAAGATCTGTTAAAGAAAAAATTGATAATAATATAAAAAATGAAAATATAGAAAATAAGACAAGTAAAAGTAATATATTTTATTTTATAAAATCTAATAATTTTATAAAATTATTTATTGGTATTTTTCTTGGAACCTTTGCTGGTTTATTAATAATTGGGAATTTGAAAATAATTGGAGAAAATAATCAAATCTCTGATCACATATTGATATTAGGTATTTCTTTATTTGCAGTTGCAAATTTTACAGGGAGAATCTTTTGGGGAATACTCAGTGATCATGTTGATACAAGCATTTGTATATTTTTAGATTTATTGATACAAGCTGTATCAATATTTTCTCTTAATTATTTAATTTCTTCAGATTATTTATATTTAATAATTGTATTTTTAATTGGTTTTGGTTTTGGAGGAAATTTTGTTCTTTTTGCGAAGGAAACCGCTCAAGTTTTTGGTGTTGATAAACTTGGTTTAATATATCCATATGTTTTTTTAGGTTATGCTTTTGCTGGTATATTTGGGCCAATAAGTGGAGGTTTGCTTTTTGATCTTTATAAAAAATTTGATTATTCAATATTTCTTGCTTCTTTTGTAAGCCTAATAGGAAGCTTTATCTTTTTTCTTGAATTTATAAATCTTAAAAAGAAAATTAATTAAAATTAAAATAAAATAAATTCATATATTTTTTGACATTTTAATAATTTTTGATATTTTAATTATTAATTATTTAAGTTCAAAAATATTATTAAATTACAATATTAATGTTAAAATAAAATTTTTATTTAATTATTTTTAGTTAAATTAAAGGAATAAAATTTTACTAATTTTTAGATATAAGGAGAATTAAAGTGAAGATTCAACAAAACTGTTTTTCAATAAACAAATATTTTGAAAAAATCAATCTTGGTTATTTTGAAGGGGTATTGTCTATTATTTTGAATACTATTCTATTCATTTTAAAAATATGGGTAGGCATTCAGTCTAAAAGTATTTCAATGATAGCTGATGCATGGCATACAATCTCTGATAGTTTAACTTCACTTGTAGTTATTGTTGGGTTTTCAGTTGCAGCAAAACCTAAAGATGAACAACATCCTTTTGGGCATGGAAGAGCAGAAGTTATTGCTGCTATTATTATTGGGACATTGCTTGCAGTTGTGGGGTTTAATTTTATTGTTGATTCTATTAAAAACTTAATAAACAAAATTAGTGCTCATTTTAGTATAACTTCTATTATTGTTTTTGTTTTTTCTTCAATTTTTAAAGAGTTACTTGCTTCATTTTCAATATGGGCAGGGAAAAAGATAAATAGTAAATCACTTGTTGCTGATGGTTGGCATCATAGAAGTGATGCATTTGCTTCTTTTATAATAGTTTTAGCTGCGATATTCGGGAAGTTTATATGGTGGATTGATGGAATTTTGGGTATAATAGTTTCAATTTTAATTTTATGGACATCTTTTGATATAGCAAAAGGAGCTTCAAATTTACTTCTTGGTGAAAAACCAGATGAAAGTTTAACAAAAAGAATAGAAGATATAATATATGGTGTTTCAGAAGAAATATCAGATATACATCATATTCATATTCATAGGTACGGAGATCACCTCGAAATTACTTTACATATAAGGATGAATGGAATTAAAGATATAAATTATGCTCATGATATAGCTAATGCTATCGAAAAAAAAATAAGGGAAGAGTTGAAAGCTGAAACAACTATTCATATTGAGCCTCAAAAATAAAAGATTAAAAGGTGTAAATATGAAAAAAATTAGAATATCTGCTATAATAATGATTTTCCATGGTGCTTTATTGGAAATAGGAGCAATTTTTTTGTATTTACCATCCTTAATTTCTAAAGATATAAAATTTAACATCCCAGATTTTGCCAATTTCATAGTTCCATATTTTAAAGAAAACATGAACTTAATGATAGTTATGAGTTTTATTTATGGTGTAGTTAGAGTTTTTGGAGCTATTGGGATATTAAAAAATAGAATGTGGGGGTTTTCACTATCGGTTATAATTTGTTCTATTACAATGGTTTTAATGGTTTTTATGCTTCCATTTGGAATAATCGATGGGATTTTAAGTTGCATTGCTTTAATTTTAATGCTTGAAGGTTACTTTGGCAAAAAGAAGATTTAGTCTTATTAATTTAAATAAAATCTTTAAATAAAATTAATAAAAATGGATAAAATTGTTGTTATCTGTGGAACTGAAAATACAAGGAAAGCTCTTCATAGACAATTAGAGGATCTATTTAAGGATCTTCTTTTAATTGAATCATATGCTATAGATAATGAAATAAAAAATAAAATAAATGGCGATTTAATAATAATTTCTAGTAAACTTATTCTTGAAGATTCATTAAAGTATTTAGAAAATAGGTCTAAAATTATTGTAGCTAAGAGAGTTTTAAATTATAAAGCAATTGAAGAATTGCTTTTTATTCCTTCAGGAGAGGAAGTTTTATTTGTAAATGATTGTAAAGAAACAACCTATGAATGTTTAGAATGGCTTGATAAAATAGGAATAAATCATGTTAAATTTATACCTTTCTATCCAGGGTGTGTGTTGGAAAGAGATTTAGAATATGCAATTACTCCAGGTGAAATTGAATATGTTCCAAAAAAAGTAAAAAATATTATAGATATAGGGCCAAGGCTTATTGATATTTCTTCTATATTCGAAATTATAAAAGAGATGAAATTAAGTTTTGATATTGGAGAGAAAGTTTCTTTAACATATTTTAATAAGATATTAGAATTAGGTAAGAATATATTAGAAATTACTAAAGAAAAGTCAAAAATAAATGAATGTATAAAGCTTATTTTTAATGACATGAAGGATGTTATTGTTGCATATGATGAAAAAGGTTTTATTAAATTTGTAAATGAAAAAAAAGATTTTTTATTTATTAAACAAATTAATAAAATTAATTCAATTTTTGATATCTTTAGTAATCCTAAATTGATACAGTTTCTTACAAACAATAATTATAAAGAAAAATATTTATATGAAATTAGAAATTTTAAATTTTTAGTTTCCAAAATTTATCTTGAAAAAGAAAAATTAAATGTTGCAATATTTAAAGACTTAAGCGAGTACGATGAATATGAAAAGAAAAGATTAAATGATTTATATTCTAAAGGCTACTATGCAAAATATACATTTGATGATATTATAGGTAAGAGTTATTCTATAAATTTTATTAAAGAAGTAGCGAAAAAAATAGCTGTTTCAGAAAATACAGTATTGATAGAAGGTGAGACAGGTACTGGAAAAGAATTATTAGCATCTGCCATACATAATGAATCTAAAAGAAAATCTTATCCATTTGTAGCTATCAATTTTTCATCATTACCGGAATCTCTTGCAGAGAGTGAACTTTTTGGGTATGAAGAAGGAGCCTTTACTGGGGCATTAAAAGGTGGAAAAATTGGTCTTTTTGAACAAGCTAATAAAGGTACTATCTTTTTGGATGAAATAGGAGATGCTTCTCTATCTTTGCAGAAAAAATTATTAAGAGTATTGCAAGAAAAAGAAATAATGAGAATTGGTGGTAATAAGATTATTCCTATAGATGTAAGGATTATAGCAGCTACCAATAAAAATTTAATTAAACTTATAGAATATGGTCAGTTCAGAGAAGATCTTTATTATAGATTAAAGGTTATCTATATTAAGATTCCTCCTTTAAGAGAAAGAAAAGACGATATATTAATTTTATTTAATTATTTTATGCAAAAAAAAGGATTGAATTTAAATATAGATAACGAGGTAGAAAATCTTTTAATTAACTACAGATGGCCAGGCAATGTTAGAGAGTTAAAAAATATAGTAGAATATATTTCAGAAGTTTGTAATAAAAAAGAATTAAAAATTAGAGATCTTCCTGAAGATATATTAATTTTAAAACAGGATATAAATAGAAAGGATTTACAATTATTGATGAATATTATTAATGAGCTTGATAGAAAGGGAGAAAGAATAAGTAGAAGAAGCATAAAAAAATATTGTGAAGAGAGAAATATTAAATTAACAGAACAAATGATAAGAACAAGATTAAAAGAATTGGCTAAATCTGGATATATTGAAATTAAAAAGGGTAGAAATGGAATATTTCTAAAATAAAAGTAATATAATATATTTGTATAAATTCCCCAATATAACCCAAATAATCCAATTTATCATTGAAATTATTTATTAAAATTTAAATAATTGTATTAAATATTGTGTTATAAAATAAATGATAATTAAAAAAATAAAAAAAATTAATCCATTTTAAATTGATTTTAGAATTTATTGAATTTTTTGAATTAAATTTTAAATTTTGGCATTAATATTGCATTTATTTATTAAAAATCATAGGAGGGAATTTTATGTCATCTCCAAACAATTTTTCTAACACTCAAAATAAAGTTGTTAAGGTTCCACATACTTATGTAATTATTTTTTTTGTAGTTGTTTTTGCATGGTTATTAACTTTAATTTTACCAGTTGGTAAATTTGAAAAAACAGAAGTTAAATATCTTGTAAATGGAAAAGAAAAAACAAGAATGGTTGTAAAGCCAGGTTCTTTTCAGTATTTAAAAGATGAAAATGGTAATTTGGTTAGGAAACCAACTAGAATTTGGGGTACAGAAGATTTT encodes the following:
- a CDS encoding cation diffusion facilitator family transporter, which encodes MKIQQNCFSINKYFEKINLGYFEGVLSIILNTILFILKIWVGIQSKSISMIADAWHTISDSLTSLVVIVGFSVAAKPKDEQHPFGHGRAEVIAAIIIGTLLAVVGFNFIVDSIKNLINKISAHFSITSIIVFVFSSIFKELLASFSIWAGKKINSKSLVADGWHHRSDAFASFIIVLAAIFGKFIWWIDGILGIIVSILILWTSFDIAKGASNLLLGEKPDESLTKRIEDIIYGVSEEISDIHHIHIHRYGDHLEITLHIRMNGIKDINYAHDIANAIEKKIREELKAETTIHIEPQK
- a CDS encoding sigma 54-interacting transcriptional regulator, with amino-acid sequence MDKIVVICGTENTRKALHRQLEDLFKDLLLIESYAIDNEIKNKINGDLIIISSKLILEDSLKYLENRSKIIVAKRVLNYKAIEELLFIPSGEEVLFVNDCKETTYECLEWLDKIGINHVKFIPFYPGCVLERDLEYAITPGEIEYVPKKVKNIIDIGPRLIDISSIFEIIKEMKLSFDIGEKVSLTYFNKILELGKNILEITKEKSKINECIKLIFNDMKDVIVAYDEKGFIKFVNEKKDFLFIKQINKINSIFDIFSNPKLIQFLTNNNYKEKYLYEIRNFKFLVSKIYLEKEKLNVAIFKDLSEYDEYEKKRLNDLYSKGYYAKYTFDDIIGKSYSINFIKEVAKKIAVSENTVLIEGETGTGKELLASAIHNESKRKSYPFVAINFSSLPESLAESELFGYEEGAFTGALKGGKIGLFEQANKGTIFLDEIGDASLSLQKKLLRVLQEKEIMRIGGNKIIPIDVRIIAATNKNLIKLIEYGQFREDLYYRLKVIYIKIPPLRERKDDILILFNYFMQKKGLNLNIDNEVENLLINYRWPGNVRELKNIVEYISEVCNKKELKIRDLPEDILILKQDINRKDLQLLMNIINELDRKGERISRRSIKKYCEERNIKLTEQMIRTRLKELAKSGYIEIKKGRNGIFLK
- a CDS encoding MFS transporter gives rise to the protein MKKLENIKIYLNIIASFIIMLCIGSVYSWSIIASKLIKDYNFFTWQTQLIFSMIICIFPITMIFSGKLSNKIKYNYFGYISAILFFAGYFLTGISKGSFFIILLTFGIIVGIATGLGYWVSLTSPVQLLPSKKGLITGIAAAGFGLGSAIFSEFSEFFLIQNNNIMDFLKTVGIIYGLIILIFSILIFDKKRSVKEKIDNNIKNENIENKTSKSNIFYFIKSNNFIKLFIGIFLGTFAGLLIIGNLKIIGENNQISDHILILGISLFAVANFTGRIFWGILSDHVDTSICIFLDLLIQAVSIFSLNYLISSDYLYLIIVFLIGFGFGGNFVLFAKETAQVFGVDKLGLIYPYVFLGYAFAGIFGPISGGLLFDLYKKFDYSIFLASFVSLIGSFIFFLEFINLKKKIN
- a CDS encoding DUF2127 domain-containing protein, which encodes MKKIRISAIIMIFHGALLEIGAIFLYLPSLISKDIKFNIPDFANFIVPYFKENMNLMIVMSFIYGVVRVFGAIGILKNRMWGFSLSVIICSITMVLMVFMLPFGIIDGILSCIALILMLEGYFGKKKI